A DNA window from Roseovarius sp. Pro17 contains the following coding sequences:
- a CDS encoding GNAT family N-acetyltransferase, which produces MSAPKVPDAPHLYDVVAATWPAFTHSRLGPWIIRDGRGGGKRTSAATGHAPATPVDLPPAEAAMRALGERPRFMIRAGDEALDVMLHKAGYTIIDPSHMYVAALADLDITPPERTASFHIWEPLAIQREIWAEGGIGPERVAVMMRADCPKTALLGRDTGRAVATGFAAISNGTAMVHALEVLPEYRRRGVARNLMAEAAIWARGQGARHLAVICTADNTGANALYAGMGMSHVGRYHYRQHPEGAA; this is translated from the coding sequence ATGGCCTGCCTTCACTCATAGCCGCCTGGGTCCGTGGATCATCCGCGACGGGCGCGGCGGTGGCAAACGCACGTCGGCGGCGACAGGACATGCACCGGCCACGCCCGTCGATCTGCCCCCAGCAGAGGCGGCTATGCGCGCGCTGGGCGAGCGGCCCCGCTTTATGATCCGGGCAGGCGACGAGGCACTGGATGTCATGCTGCACAAGGCGGGATACACGATCATCGATCCATCCCACATGTATGTCGCCGCGCTGGCGGATTTGGACATCACGCCGCCCGAGCGTACCGCCAGCTTTCACATATGGGAGCCTCTGGCGATCCAGCGCGAGATATGGGCCGAAGGCGGCATCGGCCCCGAGCGGGTTGCCGTGATGATGCGCGCGGATTGCCCCAAGACGGCCCTTCTGGGGCGCGACACCGGGCGGGCGGTTGCCACGGGCTTTGCCGCGATAAGTAACGGCACGGCGATGGTTCACGCGCTGGAGGTGCTGCCGGAGTATCGCAGGCGCGGCGTGGCGCGCAATCTGATGGCCGAGGCGGCGATCTGGGCGCGCGGGCAGGGCGCGCGGCATCTGGCGGTGATCTGCACCGCCGACAATACCGGCGCGAACGCGCTTTATGCCGGGATGGGGATGTCTCATGTCGGGCGCTATCACTACCGCCAGCATCCGGAGGGTGCCGCGTGA